In the Piscinibacter sp. XHJ-5 genome, one interval contains:
- a CDS encoding multidrug efflux RND transporter permease subunit: MNPSRLFIERPVATSLLMLAILLAGALAWRLLPVAALPEVDYPTIEVTTLYPGASPDVMTSSVTAPLERQFGQMPGLAQMSSSSSGGASVITLRFDLNLSLDIAEQEVQAAINAGANLLPTDLPMPPVYSKVNPADAPIMTIAVTSPALPVVRVHDLVESRLAQKLSELPGVGLVSIAGGRRPAVRIQANPEALAALGLSLEDLRNTVGTANVSQAKGSFDGPLRASTIDANDQMKSAAEYADMVLAYKNGSPVRLRDVATLVDDAENLRLAAWADDTPAVILNVQRQPGANVIETVDRVKAVLPRLQAALPGSVDVRVLGDRTTTIRASVRDVQIELAFAIALVVAVIFVFLRSVPATVIPAVAVPLSLVGTFGVMYLAGFSINNLTLMALVISTGFVVDDAIVMIENIARHLEEGASNVFAAAVEGARQIGFTIISLTVSLIAVLIPLLFMGDVVGRLFHEFAITLAASILISAFVSLTLTPMMCARLLHPVREQRHSRLGHAADRAFERIVGGYSRLLNRVLDHRAATLAVFVLTAALTAALYVVVPKGFFPVQDTGQIQGITEAAQSTSFAAMAEHQRTLAARLLKDPAVQSVASFIGVDGANTTLNAGRLQITLRPREDRLGSAADIAQRLTDAARDVPGIALFLQPVQDLTLEDRAAKTQYQFTLSSPDSAQLSRWTATLLDSLRHLPQLTGVASDQQEQGLQAWIDIDREAAGRLGVSVAAIDSALYDAFGQRLVSTIFTQSNQYRVVLEVAPQYRLGPDSLAALHVPGTNNVQVPLSSVARVVERTAPLAVNHVAQFPSVTISFNPAPGVALGDAVKAIRAEEARLQMPASIETGFQGAALAFQASLGSTLLLILAAVVTMYIVLGVLYESTIHPLTILSTLPSAGLGALLALLAFRLDLGIIAVIGIVLLIGIVKKNAIMMVDFALAAQRADGLSPRDAIHRACLLRLRPILMTTMAALLGALPLMLGTGVGSELRHPLGVVMVGGLIVSQLLTLFTTPVIYLGFAGLARSR; this comes from the coding sequence ATGAATCCGTCGCGGCTGTTCATCGAACGTCCGGTGGCGACATCGCTGCTGATGCTGGCCATCCTGCTCGCGGGCGCGCTGGCCTGGCGCCTGCTCCCGGTCGCCGCGCTGCCCGAGGTCGACTACCCCACCATCGAAGTCACCACGCTGTATCCCGGCGCCAGCCCGGACGTGATGACCTCGTCGGTGACCGCGCCGCTGGAGCGCCAGTTCGGTCAGATGCCGGGCCTGGCGCAGATGTCCTCGAGCAGCTCGGGCGGTGCGTCGGTGATCACGCTGCGCTTCGACCTCAACCTGTCGCTGGACATCGCCGAGCAGGAGGTGCAGGCCGCCATCAACGCCGGCGCGAACCTGCTGCCCACCGACCTGCCGATGCCGCCGGTGTACAGCAAGGTCAATCCGGCGGATGCGCCCATCATGACCATCGCCGTGACCTCGCCGGCGCTGCCGGTGGTCCGCGTGCACGACCTGGTGGAGAGCCGCCTGGCGCAGAAGCTTTCCGAGCTGCCGGGCGTGGGCCTGGTCAGCATCGCCGGCGGCCGCCGGCCCGCCGTGCGCATCCAGGCCAATCCCGAGGCGCTGGCCGCGCTCGGGCTGTCGCTCGAGGACCTGCGCAACACGGTGGGAACGGCCAACGTCAGCCAGGCCAAGGGCAGCTTCGACGGGCCGCTGCGCGCCTCGACGATAGACGCCAACGACCAGATGAAGAGTGCGGCCGAGTACGCCGACATGGTGCTCGCGTACAAGAACGGCAGCCCGGTGCGGCTGCGCGACGTGGCGACGCTGGTGGACGACGCGGAGAACCTGCGCCTGGCCGCATGGGCCGACGACACGCCGGCGGTCATCCTCAACGTGCAGCGCCAGCCCGGGGCCAACGTGATCGAGACGGTGGACCGCGTGAAGGCGGTGCTGCCGCGGCTGCAGGCCGCGCTCCCGGGCTCGGTGGACGTGCGCGTGCTCGGCGACCGCACGACCACCATCCGCGCCTCGGTGCGCGACGTGCAGATCGAGCTGGCGTTCGCGATCGCGCTGGTGGTGGCCGTCATCTTCGTCTTCCTGCGCAGCGTGCCGGCGACCGTCATCCCCGCGGTGGCCGTGCCGCTGTCGCTCGTCGGCACCTTCGGCGTCATGTATCTCGCCGGCTTCTCGATCAACAACCTCACGCTGATGGCGCTGGTGATCTCCACCGGCTTCGTCGTCGACGACGCCATCGTCATGATCGAGAACATTGCGCGCCACCTCGAAGAGGGCGCGAGCAATGTCTTCGCCGCCGCCGTCGAAGGCGCGCGCCAGATCGGCTTCACGATCATCTCGCTCACCGTGTCGCTGATCGCGGTGCTGATCCCGCTGCTGTTCATGGGCGACGTGGTGGGGCGGCTTTTCCATGAATTCGCGATCACGCTGGCGGCCTCCATCCTGATCTCCGCGTTCGTGTCGCTGACGCTCACCCCGATGATGTGCGCGCGACTGCTGCACCCGGTGCGCGAGCAGCGCCACAGCCGCCTGGGGCACGCCGCGGACCGTGCCTTCGAGCGGATCGTCGGCGGCTACAGCCGCCTGCTGAACCGCGTGCTCGACCACCGCGCGGCGACCCTCGCGGTGTTCGTGCTGACCGCCGCGCTCACCGCCGCGCTCTACGTCGTCGTACCCAAGGGCTTCTTCCCGGTGCAGGACACCGGTCAGATCCAGGGCATCACCGAAGCGGCGCAGTCCACGTCGTTCGCGGCGATGGCCGAGCACCAGCGCACGCTCGCCGCCCGCCTCCTCAAAGATCCCGCGGTGCAGAGCGTGGCCTCCTTCATCGGCGTGGACGGTGCGAACACCACGCTCAACGCGGGCCGGCTGCAGATCACGCTGCGGCCGCGAGAGGATCGCCTCGGCAGCGCCGCCGACATCGCGCAGCGGCTGACCGACGCCGCGCGCGACGTGCCCGGCATCGCGCTGTTCCTGCAGCCGGTGCAGGACCTCACGCTGGAGGACCGCGCCGCGAAGACGCAGTACCAGTTCACCTTGAGCTCGCCCGACAGCGCGCAGCTGTCGCGCTGGACGGCCACGCTGCTCGACAGCCTGCGCCACCTGCCGCAGCTCACCGGCGTGGCCAGCGACCAGCAGGAGCAGGGCCTGCAGGCGTGGATCGACATCGACCGTGAGGCCGCCGGACGCCTGGGCGTCAGCGTCGCCGCCATCGACAGCGCGCTGTACGACGCCTTCGGCCAGCGCCTCGTGTCGACCATCTTCACGCAGAGCAACCAGTACCGCGTGGTGCTGGAGGTGGCGCCGCAGTACCGTCTCGGACCGGACTCGCTCGCGGCCCTGCACGTGCCGGGCACGAACAACGTGCAGGTGCCGCTTTCGTCGGTGGCGCGCGTGGTCGAGCGCACGGCGCCGCTCGCCGTCAACCACGTGGCGCAGTTCCCGTCGGTGACGATCTCGTTCAATCCTGCGCCGGGTGTGGCCCTGGGCGACGCCGTCAAGGCCATCCGGGCCGAGGAGGCGCGGCTGCAGATGCCGGCCAGCATCGAGACCGGCTTCCAGGGCGCGGCGCTGGCCTTCCAGGCCTCGCTCGGAAGCACGCTGCTGCTCATCCTGGCGGCGGTGGTGACGATGTACATCGTGCTGGGCGTGCTCTACGAGAGCACCATCCACCCGCTGACCATCCTGTCAACGCTGCCGTCGGCCGGCCTCGGCGCGCTGCTGGCGCTGCTCGCCTTCCGCCTGGACCTGGGAATCATCGCCGTCATCGGCATCGTGCTGCTGATCGGCATCGTGAAGAAGAACGCCATCATGATGGTCGACTTCGCGCTGGCGGCCCAACGAGCGGACGGCCTGTCGCCGCGCGACGCCATCCACCGGGCCTGCCTGCTGCGCCTGCGTCCCATCCTGATGACCACGATGGCGGCATTGCTCGGTGCACTGCCGCTGATGCTGGGCACCGGCGTCGGCAGCGAGCTGCGCCACCCGCTCGGCGTGGTGATGGTCGGCGGCCTCATCGTGAGCCAGCTGCTCACGCTGTTCACGACCCCCGTGATCTACCTCGGCTTCGCGGGGCTGGCGAGAAGCCGATGA
- a CDS encoding efflux RND transporter permease subunit — MNLSRVFVDRPVGTALVTLGVALAGLIAGSLLPVAALPQVEFPTLSVTASLPGASPDTMAATVATPLERTLGTIAGVSEMTSTSSLGSTRITLQFDLDRDIDGAARDVQAGINAARSLLPSGLPSNPTYRKVNPADAPIMVIALTSDTLTRGQMYDAASTVLAQRLAQVDGVGQVTIGGGALPAVRIELDPVALAAKGIALENVRATVVASNANRPKGVLEDAVRGWQIGANDQARSAADYAPLVISYRNGAALRLRDVADVVDSVQDVRNDGIANGKSAVLLILNKAPGANIIKTVDAIRGLLPQLRSAIPAAIAVNVVQDRTPTIRASVHEVQRTLAIAFGLVIVVVYAFLRSARAALLPAVAVPVSLAGTCGAMFLLGYSVDNLSLMAMTVATGFVVDDAIVVLENIARHVERGMPPREAALKGAREIGFTVVSISLSLVAVFIPLLAMGGIVGRLFREFAVVLSVSILISMAVSLSTTPMMAAQLLRPPGRSRPPPRLARALARGYRRSLRWTLRHQPLALAVLAGAIALNVALWISIPKGFFPQQDTGLMVGSVQADQSSSFQAMQAKLRAFSDVVRADPAVATATGFTGGGQRNTANMFITLKPRGERDGVDAVMTRLRARLAHLAGANLFLAPVQDVRVGGRQANASWQFTLQADDLAELRRWEPRVRQALARLPQITDVNSDQQDHGLQTSLVVDRDAAARVGLTMSAIDGALDDAFGQRQIGVIYNPLNQYRVVMELAPRWLQSPQTLQRFDVTTPAGSRVPLSEVARVETTSTPLSVNHQGGAPASTVSFNLAPGVSLSQAVDAVDAAVAQLGLPVTVRGGFQGTAQAFQSSLASQPLLIGAAIVTIYLVLGMLYESLIHPVTILSTLPSAGLGALLALRLAGIDFSVIALIGVVLLIGIVKKNAIMMIDFALSVQRAGTTGAGAAIYRAASLRLRPILMTTLAAVFGALPLALGRGDGAELRVPLGIAIVGGLLLSQLLTLYTTPVVFACMDRLRAPRS, encoded by the coding sequence ATGAACCTCTCGCGCGTCTTCGTCGACCGCCCGGTGGGCACCGCGCTGGTGACCCTCGGCGTGGCGCTGGCGGGGCTCATCGCCGGCTCGCTGCTGCCGGTGGCGGCGCTGCCGCAGGTGGAGTTCCCGACCCTCTCGGTCACCGCCTCGCTGCCCGGGGCCAGCCCCGACACGATGGCCGCCACCGTGGCGACGCCGCTGGAGCGCACGCTGGGCACCATCGCCGGCGTCAGCGAGATGACCTCGACCTCGTCGCTGGGCAGCACGCGCATCACGCTGCAGTTCGACCTCGACCGCGACATCGACGGCGCCGCGCGCGACGTGCAGGCGGGCATCAACGCCGCGCGCTCGCTGCTGCCGAGCGGGCTGCCGAGCAATCCCACGTACCGCAAGGTGAATCCAGCCGATGCGCCGATCATGGTCATCGCGCTCACCTCCGATACGTTGACGCGCGGCCAGATGTACGACGCGGCCTCCACCGTGCTGGCACAGCGGCTGGCGCAGGTCGACGGCGTGGGCCAGGTGACGATAGGCGGAGGCGCGCTGCCCGCGGTGCGCATCGAGCTCGACCCGGTGGCGCTGGCCGCCAAGGGCATCGCGCTGGAGAACGTGCGGGCGACGGTGGTCGCCAGCAACGCCAATCGGCCGAAGGGGGTGCTGGAGGACGCGGTGCGCGGCTGGCAGATCGGCGCCAACGACCAGGCGCGCAGCGCGGCCGACTATGCACCGCTGGTGATCAGCTACCGCAACGGCGCGGCGCTGCGGCTGCGCGACGTGGCCGACGTGGTCGACTCGGTGCAGGACGTGCGCAACGACGGCATCGCCAACGGCAAGTCCGCCGTCCTGCTGATCCTGAACAAGGCCCCCGGCGCCAACATCATCAAGACCGTCGACGCGATTCGCGGCCTGCTGCCGCAGCTTCGCTCGGCGATCCCCGCGGCCATCGCCGTCAACGTGGTGCAGGACCGCACGCCGACGATCCGCGCGTCGGTGCACGAGGTGCAGCGCACGCTGGCCATCGCCTTCGGCCTGGTGATCGTCGTCGTGTATGCCTTCCTGCGCAGCGCGCGGGCCGCACTGCTGCCGGCGGTCGCGGTGCCGGTGTCGCTGGCGGGCACCTGCGGCGCGATGTTCCTGCTCGGCTACAGCGTGGACAACCTGTCGCTGATGGCGATGACGGTGGCCACGGGCTTCGTGGTGGACGACGCCATCGTGGTGCTGGAGAACATCGCGCGGCATGTCGAGCGCGGCATGCCGCCGCGCGAAGCCGCGCTCAAAGGCGCCCGCGAGATCGGCTTCACGGTGGTCAGCATCAGCCTCTCGCTGGTTGCCGTGTTCATCCCGCTGTTGGCGATGGGCGGGATCGTGGGTCGGCTGTTCCGCGAGTTCGCGGTGGTGCTGTCGGTGTCCATCCTGATCTCGATGGCGGTGTCGCTGAGCACCACGCCGATGATGGCGGCGCAGCTGCTGCGACCGCCCGGCCGCTCGCGTCCACCGCCGCGGCTGGCGCGCGCGCTGGCGCGCGGGTATCGGCGGTCGTTGCGCTGGACGCTACGCCATCAGCCGCTCGCGCTGGCGGTGCTGGCCGGCGCGATCGCCCTCAACGTCGCGCTGTGGATCAGCATCCCCAAGGGCTTCTTCCCGCAGCAGGACACCGGGCTGATGGTGGGCAGCGTGCAGGCCGACCAGAGCAGCTCGTTCCAGGCCATGCAGGCCAAGCTGCGCGCGTTCAGCGACGTCGTGCGGGCGGACCCCGCGGTGGCCACCGCCACCGGGTTCACCGGCGGCGGGCAGCGCAACACCGCGAACATGTTCATCACGCTGAAGCCGCGCGGCGAGCGCGACGGCGTCGACGCCGTGATGACGCGGCTTCGCGCGCGGCTGGCGCACCTGGCCGGCGCCAACCTGTTCCTCGCACCGGTTCAGGACGTGCGCGTCGGAGGGCGCCAGGCCAACGCCTCGTGGCAGTTCACGCTGCAGGCCGACGACCTCGCCGAGCTGCGCCGCTGGGAGCCGCGCGTGCGCCAGGCATTGGCGCGGCTGCCGCAGATCACCGACGTCAACAGCGACCAGCAGGACCACGGCCTGCAGACGTCGCTGGTCGTCGACCGCGACGCCGCCGCACGCGTGGGCCTGACGATGAGCGCGATCGACGGCGCACTCGACGACGCCTTCGGCCAGCGCCAGATCGGCGTGATCTACAACCCGCTCAACCAGTACCGCGTCGTCATGGAGCTGGCGCCGCGCTGGCTGCAGAGCCCGCAGACGCTGCAGCGCTTCGACGTCACGACGCCCGCCGGCAGCCGCGTGCCGCTGTCGGAAGTGGCGCGGGTGGAGACCACCAGCACGCCGCTGTCGGTGAACCATCAGGGCGGCGCGCCGGCCAGCACCGTCAGCTTCAACCTGGCGCCGGGGGTGTCGCTGTCGCAGGCGGTGGACGCCGTCGATGCCGCCGTCGCGCAGCTCGGCCTGCCGGTGACGGTGCGCGGCGGCTTCCAGGGCACGGCGCAGGCCTTCCAGTCGTCGCTGGCGTCGCAGCCCCTGCTGATCGGCGCGGCCATCGTCACGATCTACCTGGTGCTGGGCATGCTGTACGAGAGCCTGATCCACCCGGTGACCATCCTGTCGACGCTGCCGTCGGCAGGCCTGGGTGCGCTGCTGGCGCTGCGGCTCGCCGGCATCGACTTCAGCGTCATCGCGCTCATCGGCGTGGTGCTGCTGATCGGCATCGTGAAGAAGAACGCGATCATGATGATCGACTTCGCGCTTTCGGTGCAGCGCGCGGGGACGACGGGCGCCGGCGCCGCCATCTACCGCGCCGCGTCGCTGCGCCTGCGGCCCATCCTGATGACCACGCTGGCCGCGGTGTTCGGCGCCCTTCCGCTCGCGCTGGGACGCGGCGACGGCGCGGAGCTGCGCGTGCCGTTGGGCATCGCGATCGTCGGCGGCCTGCTGCTGAGCCAGCTGCTCACGCTCTACACCACGCCGGTGGTGTTCGCCTGCATGGACCGCCTGCGCGCGCCGCGCAGCTGA
- a CDS encoding efflux transporter outer membrane subunit, which yields MPALPRPTSPIAITLAAALLLASCATAPVPPPPVAAPARFKEDAVWKHAVGAAAEPVPPDWWRLFDDPVLDGLQRQLAIGNENLKAAVAQVAGARAALQASQAALLPTLSVNGAASRSGGPQAAAGTRGTTASLGLDASWEVDLWGRLSQGVTAAGASYQASRDDLAAARLSAQATLVQSYLALRAAEAQQALLERTAAADRRSLELTQARHAAGVADGSDVLQAQTQLLGVQAQIEDAGLQRAQLEHAIAVLIGQAPSAFTLARSASLPLLPTVPEFLPSTLLEQRPDIAAAERRVAAAYAQIGVADAAFFPSVTLSASAGFRGTALAGLLSAPHSLWSLGPALAAAILDGGARRQASEQARAAAEQAGSSYRQTVLTALQEVEDNLAALERIGAELTLQQAALQAAQRNQQIVQDQYQAGTVSYLNVASAQTATLTAEASVLSLRNRRLAAANVLLKNIGGKGPPFHP from the coding sequence ATGCCTGCCCTGCCACGCCCCACCTCCCCCATCGCCATCACGCTCGCCGCGGCCTTGCTGCTGGCTTCCTGCGCCACCGCCCCGGTGCCCCCGCCACCTGTCGCGGCGCCGGCGCGTTTCAAGGAAGACGCGGTGTGGAAGCACGCGGTCGGCGCCGCCGCCGAGCCGGTGCCGCCGGACTGGTGGCGCCTGTTCGACGACCCGGTGCTGGACGGACTGCAGCGCCAGCTCGCCATCGGCAACGAGAACCTCAAGGCGGCGGTGGCGCAGGTCGCCGGCGCACGCGCCGCCCTGCAGGCCAGCCAGGCCGCCTTGCTGCCCACCCTGTCGGTCAACGGGGCGGCCAGCCGCAGCGGCGGCCCCCAAGCCGCGGCCGGGACGCGCGGCACGACCGCGTCGCTCGGCCTGGATGCCAGCTGGGAGGTCGACCTGTGGGGCCGGCTGTCGCAAGGCGTCACCGCCGCGGGCGCGAGCTACCAGGCCAGCCGGGACGACCTCGCCGCGGCGCGCCTGTCCGCCCAGGCCACGCTGGTGCAGAGCTACCTCGCCTTGCGCGCGGCCGAAGCGCAGCAGGCCCTGCTGGAGCGCACCGCCGCGGCGGATCGGCGGTCGCTCGAGCTCACGCAGGCACGCCATGCCGCCGGCGTGGCCGACGGCAGCGACGTGCTGCAGGCGCAGACCCAGCTGCTGGGCGTGCAGGCGCAGATCGAGGACGCGGGCCTGCAGCGGGCGCAGCTCGAGCACGCCATTGCCGTCCTGATCGGACAGGCGCCCTCGGCCTTCACGCTCGCGCGCAGCGCGAGCCTGCCCCTGCTGCCCACGGTGCCCGAGTTCCTGCCCTCCACGCTGCTGGAGCAGCGGCCCGACATCGCGGCCGCCGAACGCCGCGTCGCCGCGGCCTATGCCCAGATCGGCGTTGCCGACGCCGCCTTCTTTCCCAGCGTGACGCTCTCGGCCAGCGCAGGGTTTCGGGGCACCGCGCTCGCCGGTCTGCTGTCGGCGCCGCACTCGCTGTGGTCGCTGGGCCCGGCACTTGCGGCAGCGATCCTCGACGGGGGCGCGCGGCGCCAGGCCAGCGAGCAGGCACGCGCCGCGGCCGAGCAGGCCGGATCCAGCTACCGGCAGACCGTGCTCACGGCGCTGCAGGAAGTCGAAGACAACCTGGCTGCACTGGAGCGCATCGGTGCCGAGCTGACGCTGCAGCAGGCCGCGCTGCAGGCGGCGCAGCGCAACCAGCAGATCGTGCAGGACCAGTACCAGGCCGGTACGGTGAGCTACCTCAACGTGGCGAGCGCGCAGACCGCGACGCTGACGGCGGAGGCCAGCGTGCTGTCGCTGCGCAATCGCCGGCTGGCGGCGGCGAACGTGCTGTTGAAGAACATCGGGGGGAAGGGCCCGCCATTCCATCCGTAA
- a CDS encoding potassium channel family protein: MPTTIACAAALLLLTTLIHYEALRALDRIVPLLRWPGRSHIVLVIVALFCAHVVEIVLYAATYFLLLRHAALGSIGRSATLSINHALYFSFETFSTLGYGDIAPAGAIRLLAGTESLNGLLLIGWSSSYAHIAMQRAAGER, translated from the coding sequence ATGCCCACCACCATCGCCTGCGCGGCAGCGCTGCTTCTGCTCACCACCCTCATCCACTACGAGGCGCTGCGCGCGCTCGACCGCATCGTGCCTTTGCTGCGATGGCCGGGGCGCTCGCACATCGTGCTGGTGATCGTGGCGCTGTTCTGCGCCCACGTCGTCGAGATCGTGCTCTACGCCGCGACGTACTTCCTGCTTCTGCGTCACGCAGCCCTCGGATCGATCGGCCGGTCGGCGACGCTGTCGATCAACCACGCGCTGTATTTCTCCTTCGAGACCTTCTCCACCCTCGGCTACGGCGACATCGCGCCGGCCGGCGCGATCCGGCTCCTGGCCGGGACCGAATCGCTCAACGGCTTGCTGCTGATCGGCTGGTCGTCTTCCTATGCTCACATTGCCATGCAACGTGCCGCGGGCGAGCGTTGA